The following are encoded together in the Drosophila biarmipes strain raj3 chromosome 3L, RU_DBia_V1.1, whole genome shotgun sequence genome:
- the LOC108035640 gene encoding tubulin polymerization-promoting protein homolog isoform X1, whose protein sequence is MLVSVVAHRSIMSEAAAANGSPSPAPTPEVPAAELAQLALEDEPKVSFSDQFKAFSKFGDCKSDGKLITLSQSDKWMKQAKVIDKKITTTDTGIHFKKFKAMKISLSDYNKFLDDLAKTKKVELSEIKQKLAGCGAPGVVSVSAGKAAAAVDRLTDTSKYTGSHKERFDATGKGKGIAGRRNIVDGSGYVSGYQHKDTYDNAH, encoded by the exons ATGTTGGTGAGCGTTGTGGCCCACAG atCCATCATGTccgaggcagcagcagctaatGGAAGCCCCTCTCCAGCTCCAACCCCAGAGGTTCCGGCGGCCGAGCTGGCCCAATTGGCTCTGGAGGATGAGCCCAAGGTTAGCTTCTCGGATCAGTTCAAGGCCTTCTCCAAGTTCGGGGACTGCAAGTCCGATGGCAAGCTGATCACGCTCTCGCAGAGTGACAAGTGGATGAAGCAGGCCAAGGTCATCGACAAGAAGATCACCACCACGGATACGGGCATCCACTTTAAGAAGTTCAAGGCCATGAAGATCTCACTCAGCGACTACAACAAATTCCTGGACGACCTGGCAAAGACGAAAAAGGTGGAGCTGTCGGAGATCAAGCAGAAGTTGGCCGGCTGTGGAGCTCCAGGAGTGGTTTCCGTTTCG gcTGGAAAGGCAGCAGCTGCAGTGGATCGATTGACGGACACCAGCAAGTACACTGGCTCCCACAAGGAGCGCTTCGACGCCACCGGAAAGGGCAAGGGCATCGCCGGCAGGCGGAACATTGTCGACGGATCCGGCTACGTGAGTGGCTACCAGCACAAGGACACCTACGACAACGCCCACTAA
- the LOC108034414 gene encoding cuticle protein 6 — MQFLNLCLIFTTITLAAGSPTLEYGAPPSADTISQYHTQDEHGQYAYGYMAPLYSKHETRTLDGVIRGTFSYVDANGETQTVDYVADAEGFHVTSSLPNQQANRETPEVAALRAQHLEAHNQAQLRLAGDSSVGPQPVQDTPEVAAAKVAFFKRFEAEKLRNQLLAEKKVLVIAPPAPIAVRSQPLYVYQPTTGFVYNYHSNAKAPGPSRNYLPVA, encoded by the coding sequence ATGCAGTTCCTCAATCTTTGCCTGATTTTCACCACCATCACCTTGGCTGCGGGCTCACCGACCTTGGAGTATGGGGCCCCACCCAGTGCGGATACGATCAGCCAGTATCACACCCAGGATGAGCATGGTCAGTACGCCTACGGCTACATGGCTCCGCTGTACTCCAAGCACGAGACCCGCACCCTGGACGGCGTGATCCGTGGCACCTTCTCCTACGTGGATGCCAATGGCGAGACTCAGACCGTGGACTATGTGGCCGATGCCGAGGGTTTCCATGTGACCTCCAGTCTGCCCAACCAGCAGGCCAACCGGGAAACCCCGGAGGTGGCCGCTCTGCGTGCCCAGCATCTGGAAGCCCATAACCAGGCCCAGTTGAGGTTAGCCGGCGACTCCTCCGTGGGTCCCCAGCCTGTTCAGGATACTCCCGAGGTGGCCGCCGCTAAAGTGGCATTCTTCAAGCGTTTCGAAGCCGAGAAGCTGCGCAACCAATTGCTCGCCGAAAAGAAGGTCCTGGTGATAGCACCTCCAGCACCCATCGCCGTTCGTTCCCAGCCGCTTTATGTCTATCAGCCCACCACAGGATTCGTGTACAACTATCACAGCAATGCCAAGGCACCAGGTCCCTCCAGGAACTACCTGCCAGTGGCCTAA
- the LOC108035285 gene encoding uncharacterized protein LOC108035285: protein MAQKVIKYFGRTTDFRGNTLWELVSELPNWGVGRLLIRNMFQRYPEPCYMRILKVQSVDEQPGEVRKVRVTVEKTWRGVTQPKPVEIYSTSYKADYELVPQDQEAKYLENKKKLEPVVLPTKIDLPPLLRELVSEETGNPNPQMKVHYKLTHNKLARLAKDGEKPTINFELGLGQPKPVSAKLYEGIL, encoded by the coding sequence ATGGCCCAAAAGGTGATCAAGTACTTCGGTCGCACTACGGACTTCCGCGGCAACACGTTGTGGGAGCTCGTCTCGGAGCTGCCCAACTGGGGAGTGGGCCGCCTGCTCATACGTAACATGTTCCAGCGCTACCCGGAGCCCTGCTACATGCGGATCTTGAAGGTGCAGTCGGTGGACGAGCAGCCCGGCGAGGTCCGCAAGGTCCGGGTCACCGTAGAGAAGACCTGGCGCGGAGTAACCCAGCCCAAGCCCGTGGAGATCTACAGCACCAGCTACAAGGCGGACTACGAGCTGGTGCCCCAGGATCAGGAGGCCAAGTAcctggaaaacaaaaagaagctTGAACCTGTAGTGCTGCCCACCAAGATTGACCTGCCCCCGCTGCTGCGCGAGCTGGTCTCCGAGGAAACGGGCAATCCCAATCCCCAGATGAAGGTCCACTACAAGCTAACGCACAACAAACTGGCCAGACTGGCCAAGGATGGAGAGAAACCCACCATTAACTTCGAACTGGGCCTGGGACAGCCGAAGCCCGTAAGCGCCAAGCTTTACGAGGGAATTTTATAA
- the LOC108035283 gene encoding fat body protein 2 isoform X2 produces the protein MKPQGIQQTTTNISQTKMSFRGKNAVVTGGAGGIGLQVSKQLLAAGAAVAIIDLQDNLEEFVKLRAAHPTQSVMIVKMDVANKKGVEATYEEIAKTFGNIDIVVNVAGIFNDKDVQRTLLVNLGGIINSTLSALPYMGKDNGGKGGIIVNMSSVVGLDPMFIIPVYGATKAGIINFTRCLANEKYYLRSGIKFVTVCPGATMTDMFTNFTEKIIFPETSDETYRILDRLNKQSAADVSRCILNVLEKDKNGAVYVIEGKRVFPLEMKPQWTGKEQAL, from the exons ATGAAGCCCCAAGGAATACAGCAGACTACTACGAATATCAGCCAGACCAAGATGTCCTTTCGCGGCAAAAACGCAGTGGTGACCGGCGGAGCTGGAGGAATTGGCCTGCAGGTGTCCAAGCAGCTCCTGGCTGCCGGAGCAGCG GTGGCCATCATCGATCTGCAGGATAACCTGGAGGAATTCGTGAAACTTCGGGCTGCTCATCCCACGCAGAGCGTGATGATCGTCAAGATGGATGTGGCCAACAAGAAGGGTGTGGAAGCCACGTACGAGGAGATTGCCAAGACCTTCGGCAACATCGATATTGTGGTGAATGTAGCTGGCATTTTCAATGACAAGGATGTGCAGAGGACCCTGCTGGTGAATCTCGGTGGCATCATCAACTCCACGCTGAGCGCCTTGCCCTACATGGGAAAGGATAATGGCGGCAAGGGCGGCATTATAGTCAACATGAGCTCGGTGGTGGGCCTGGATCCGATGTTCATCATTCCCGTTTACGGAGCCACCAAGGCGGGCATTATCAACTTCACCCGCTGCCTGGCG AATGAAAAGTACTATCTACGTTCGGGCATCAAGTTTGTGACCGTTTGTCCTGGAGCTACTATGACGGATATGTTCACCAACTTCACGGAAAAGATCATCTTCCCGGAGACCAGTGACGAGACCTATAGGATCCTGGACAGGTTGAACAAGCAGAGTGCCGCTGATGTTTCTCGCTGCATTCTGAATGTCCTGGAGAAGGATAAGAACGGAGCTGTTTATGTCATCGAGGGCAAGCGCGTGTTTCCGTTGGAAATGAAGCCCCAGTGGACGGGCAAGGAGCAGGCCCTGTAA
- the LOC108035640 gene encoding tubulin polymerization-promoting protein homolog isoform X2 — protein MSEAAAANGSPSPAPTPEVPAAELAQLALEDEPKVSFSDQFKAFSKFGDCKSDGKLITLSQSDKWMKQAKVIDKKITTTDTGIHFKKFKAMKISLSDYNKFLDDLAKTKKVELSEIKQKLAGCGAPGVVSVSAGKAAAAVDRLTDTSKYTGSHKERFDATGKGKGIAGRRNIVDGSGYVSGYQHKDTYDNAH, from the exons ATGTccgaggcagcagcagctaatGGAAGCCCCTCTCCAGCTCCAACCCCAGAGGTTCCGGCGGCCGAGCTGGCCCAATTGGCTCTGGAGGATGAGCCCAAGGTTAGCTTCTCGGATCAGTTCAAGGCCTTCTCCAAGTTCGGGGACTGCAAGTCCGATGGCAAGCTGATCACGCTCTCGCAGAGTGACAAGTGGATGAAGCAGGCCAAGGTCATCGACAAGAAGATCACCACCACGGATACGGGCATCCACTTTAAGAAGTTCAAGGCCATGAAGATCTCACTCAGCGACTACAACAAATTCCTGGACGACCTGGCAAAGACGAAAAAGGTGGAGCTGTCGGAGATCAAGCAGAAGTTGGCCGGCTGTGGAGCTCCAGGAGTGGTTTCCGTTTCG gcTGGAAAGGCAGCAGCTGCAGTGGATCGATTGACGGACACCAGCAAGTACACTGGCTCCCACAAGGAGCGCTTCGACGCCACCGGAAAGGGCAAGGGCATCGCCGGCAGGCGGAACATTGTCGACGGATCCGGCTACGTGAGTGGCTACCAGCACAAGGACACCTACGACAACGCCCACTAA
- the LOC108034774 gene encoding uncharacterized protein LOC108034774: MKYLLLLGSLSLAHGLALYYPYVYTAEGSAVFTPTQRQYIAKDQLGQYSYGYSEPLSSKQETHTLDGVTQGSYSYQDAAGKYQTVRYVADADGFHVAATNLPKAVVPQESLGFGPRSASHPVQQHVEHPVVGSHPAIVHPVGQHPVEVPHHPTPVESGRSAQPEVHHHPVEHHEHSIGGSSVAGSPGGHAQLPHPVSDTVEVAAAKSLHLKRVENEAVRNQVLAKVPVSVARSHHVVVPAPVYGYTIPRYYTPGFYY, encoded by the coding sequence ATGAAGTACCTTCTGTTATTGGGCAGCCTGAGTTTGGCCCACGGTCTGGCCTTGTACTATCCCTACGTATACACCGCCGAGGGATCAGCCGTGTTTACGCCCACCCAGCGGCAGTACATCGCCAAGGACCAGTTGGGTCAGTACTCGTACGGCTACTCGGAACCCCTGTCCAGCAAACAGGAGACCCACACCCTGGACGGAGTCACCCAGGGCAGCTACAGCTACCAGGATGCGGCGGGCAAATACCAGACGGTTAGGTATGTGGCCGATGCAGATGGTTTCCATGTGGCAGCCACCAATCTGCCCAAAGCGGTAGTTCCCCAGGAGTCGCTTGGTTTTGGACCTAGGAGTGCGTCTCACCCGGTTCAGCAACACGTCGAGCATCCCGTGGTGGGATCACATCCAGCAATTGTACATCCTGTTGGCCAACACCCCGTTGAGGTGCCACATCACCCCACTCCCGTGGAGAGCGGACGAAGTGCTCAGCCAGAGGTACACCATCACCCAGTGGAGCATCATGAGCACTCCATTGGCGGCTCATCCGTGGCCGGATCACCTGGTGGCCATGCCCAGCTGCCGCATCCCGTGAGTGACACCGTGGAAGTGGCTGCTGCCAAATCGCTTCACCTGAAGCGCGTCGAGAATGAAGCGGTGCGCAACCAGGTGCTGGCCAAGGTGCCGGTTTCAGTGGCCCGCAGTCACCACGTAGTTGTGCCGGCTCCTGTCTACGGGTACACCATCCCCCGGTACTACACCCCTGGTTTCTACTACTGA
- the LOC108034785 gene encoding trichohyalin: MHCFTWTILAGLLALSSAVGLPQRPSGGYQEQDTARAFYSYGYSDDNAARAEYSSRDGTSRGFYSYVDAEGKLQTVRYEANGAQGFKAEASNQPQAPVDEGKAPLPVSDTEEVQQARLSHLNALREAREKALAASLREEADRRQQQEQNRNNDGDQQSGEQNISDEDAAILERVRAELSAMLADRQRSSSLQRNREDEELRRDQNIRQELRQELRQDLRQEQRQELRQDQREDRRQDQRVDRRPVQREDLRQDQREERRQDQREDRRQDQREDRRQDQREERRQDQREDRRQDQREERRQDQRDERRQDQREELESRLAERQNERQDQSSLREEALRELNNNRDNDRQNSQLLQLPVSTDRDASDLRLRTIYSLADLSSRSYLKLGDLASTEKLLEDRLDNSDVRVPISAYYTLVSPNTKYSVTTPTELRTLRPVALSRSLLVSKRN, translated from the coding sequence ATGCACTGCTTCACATGGACGATTCTGGCTGGCCTTTTGGCCCTAAGTTCGGCTGTTGGATTGCCTCAAAGGCCGAGTGGTGGCTACCAGGAGCAGGACACGGCTAGAGCCTTTTATTCCTACGGCTACAGTGACGACAATGCGGCCCGGGCTGAGTACTCCTCCAGAGATGGCACCTCTCGGGGCTTCTACTCCTATGTGGATGCCGAGGGAAAACTCCAGACAGTTCGTTATGAGGCCAATGGCGCGCAGGGCTTCAAGGCTGAGGCAAGTAACCAACCCCAAGCTCCCGTGGACGAGGGAAAGGCTCCGCTGCCAGTTTCCGATACGGAGGAAGTGCAGCAGGCTCGTCTGTCCCACCTGAATGCTTTGAGGGAGGCCAGGGAGAAGGCTTTGGCCGCCAGCTTGCGTGAGGAGGCGGACAGAAGACAGCAGCAGGAACAGAACAGGAACAACGACGGGGACCAGCAGTCGGGGGAGCAAAATATAAGCGATGAGGACGCGGCAATCCTGGAGAGAGTTCGAGCCGAGCTGTCAGCCATGCTGGCCGATCGTCAGCGATCGAGCAGTCTGCAAAGGAACCGGGAAGATGAGGAACTACGACGAGACCAGAATATCCGACAGGAGCTACGACAGGAACTAAGACAAGATCTGAGACAAGAACAGAGACAGGAACTGAGGCAAGATCAGCGGGAAGATCGACGACAAGATCAGCGAGTGGATCGGCGTCCAGTTCAAAGAGAGGATCTTCGACAAGATCAACGAGAAGAGCGACGACAGGATCAGCGAGAGGATCGTCGTCAGGATCAGCGAGAGGATCGTCGACAGGATCAGCGAGAAGAGCGACGACAAGATCAGCGAGAGGATCGACGACAAGATCAACGAGAAGAGCGGAGGCAAGATCAGCGAGACGAACGACGACAGGATCAGCGAGAGGAGCTAGAGTCCCGCCTAGCTGAGCGTCAAAATGAACGTCAGGATCAGTCCTCCCTCCGAGAAGAAGCCCTACGAGAACTGAACAACAACCGCGATAACGATCGTCAAAACTCGCAGCTTCTTCAACTCCCGGTATCCACCGATCGCGATGCCAGTGATTTGCGCCTGCGCACCATCTACTCCTTGGCCGATCTCAGCTCCAGGAGCTATTTGAAACTGGGCGACTTGGCCAGTACCGAGAAACTGCTCGAGGATCGTTTGGACAACAGTGATGTCCGCGTTCCGATCAGTGCCTACTACACCCTGGTCTCGCCAAACACCAAGTACAGTGTGACCACGCCCACGGAGCTGAGAACCCTGCGCCCAGTGGCCCTCAGTCGCAGTTTGTTGGTGAGCAAACGCAACTGA
- the LOC108035283 gene encoding fat body protein 2 isoform X1 — protein sequence MKPQGIQQTTTNISQTKMSFRGKNAVVTGGAGGIGLQVSKQLLAAGAAKVAIIDLQDNLEEFVKLRAAHPTQSVMIVKMDVANKKGVEATYEEIAKTFGNIDIVVNVAGIFNDKDVQRTLLVNLGGIINSTLSALPYMGKDNGGKGGIIVNMSSVVGLDPMFIIPVYGATKAGIINFTRCLANEKYYLRSGIKFVTVCPGATMTDMFTNFTEKIIFPETSDETYRILDRLNKQSAADVSRCILNVLEKDKNGAVYVIEGKRVFPLEMKPQWTGKEQAL from the exons ATGAAGCCCCAAGGAATACAGCAGACTACTACGAATATCAGCCAGACCAAGATGTCCTTTCGCGGCAAAAACGCAGTGGTGACCGGCGGAGCTGGAGGAATTGGCCTGCAGGTGTCCAAGCAGCTCCTGGCTGCCGGAGCAGCG AAGGTGGCCATCATCGATCTGCAGGATAACCTGGAGGAATTCGTGAAACTTCGGGCTGCTCATCCCACGCAGAGCGTGATGATCGTCAAGATGGATGTGGCCAACAAGAAGGGTGTGGAAGCCACGTACGAGGAGATTGCCAAGACCTTCGGCAACATCGATATTGTGGTGAATGTAGCTGGCATTTTCAATGACAAGGATGTGCAGAGGACCCTGCTGGTGAATCTCGGTGGCATCATCAACTCCACGCTGAGCGCCTTGCCCTACATGGGAAAGGATAATGGCGGCAAGGGCGGCATTATAGTCAACATGAGCTCGGTGGTGGGCCTGGATCCGATGTTCATCATTCCCGTTTACGGAGCCACCAAGGCGGGCATTATCAACTTCACCCGCTGCCTGGCG AATGAAAAGTACTATCTACGTTCGGGCATCAAGTTTGTGACCGTTTGTCCTGGAGCTACTATGACGGATATGTTCACCAACTTCACGGAAAAGATCATCTTCCCGGAGACCAGTGACGAGACCTATAGGATCCTGGACAGGTTGAACAAGCAGAGTGCCGCTGATGTTTCTCGCTGCATTCTGAATGTCCTGGAGAAGGATAAGAACGGAGCTGTTTATGTCATCGAGGGCAAGCGCGTGTTTCCGTTGGAAATGAAGCCCCAGTGGACGGGCAAGGAGCAGGCCCTGTAA
- the LOC108035281 gene encoding coiled-coil domain-containing protein 186 gives MEAAQAAKPAEVESPAKVENGDSAGDLSHLVEKTSGDVEPKTDFIEQQLEESDSHSEPPGGPLAGHDEEKLEQDLKAAVLEQVPIEEEGLSLRYKDLQAQENEEELQQKPPQNDILSHVHCLAQLEEQRGHYEQQLEQLRTSNIQKDNMITLIQRENAILGKEKQACCKEMDTANREKEATVIKFAMKEKLLIDAKKEKEAVEKQLAEAKKEVKNVSTRFLAVSEEKSRMTYIIDEKCNEVRKYQRECEKYKTELGHLESKLKYHINKLNIETEAKAAVERKLEEEKNAPNKLEEKANEKLKMEFEANTILLKHEITSKTEALEKVTKEQLKLSEANKELQHQLQEITTEHNQLTEEFNRLRDLHNSVEASYSDELLNSAKLRGQLEELQLLRTQNTINEEKLSEEQKRVQQLEALAQDNESDLEQLKVKKQELLTINKEMSELIVRLQNDICLAEAKAQGLDAENKLLKQEKLTYDSKYNQLEQQLSLEASEKSEERLLLAKHLSEKTKLYELTKQKLEDVQGDYEATQHKHATVLKELHRELNKYKRGITESKNPISYCSNCQQAINGYTAENPPQRTHSRSSSHGSLHSGSRRASESSESETVASSATTVQQPPLQQDLQAVPSKKVLVERILRLQQATARQTERIEFLENHTAALVAEVQKKSKVVQHYMLRDQTAGALTTSRSDQNKSELLKYGNGIMAAIYGGSSKAGGESKAMSLELSLEINKKLQTVLEDTLLKNITLKENLDVLGIEVDNLTRKLRSLEMGGK, from the exons ATGGAGGCAGCTCAGGCAGCTAAGCCGGCTGAGGTGGAGAGTCCGGCCAAAGTGGAAAATGGCGATTCAGCGGGGGATTTAAGCCATTTGGTGGAGAAAACAAGTGGAGACGTGGAACCAAAAACGGATTTTATTGAACAGCAGCTGGAAGAAAGCGATTCGCACAGTGAGCCCCCTGGAGGCCCATTGGCAGGCCACGATGAGGAGAAATTGGAGCAGGACCTCAAGGCAGCCGTGCTCGAGCAAGTGCCAATTGAAGAGGAAGGACTCAGCCTGCGGTACAAGGATCTGCAGGCCCAGGAAAATGAAGAGGAACTGCAGCAGAAACCCCCGCAAAATGACATCCTCTCCCATGTCCACTGTCTGGCCCAATTGGAGGAGCAGCGAGGCCATTACGAACAGCAGCTCGAGCAGCTGCGCACTTCCAACATCCAAAAGGACAACATGATCACACTCATCCAGCGGGAGAACGCCATTCTCGGCAAGGAGAAACAGGCCTGCTGCAAGGAAATGGACACGGCCAACAGGGAGAAGGAAGCCACCGTCATCAAGTTTGCCATGAAGGAGAAGCTGCTCATCGACGccaagaaggagaaggaggcgGTGGAGAAGCAGCTGGCCGAGGCCAAGAAGGAGGTCAAGAATGTGTCCACCAGATTCCTGGCTGTGAGCGAGGAGAAGTCCCGCATGACGTACATCATCGACGAGAAG TGCAACGAAGTCAGAAAGTATCAGCGTGAGTGCGAAAAGTACAAAACGGAACTGGGCCACTTGGAGTCCAAGCTGAAGTATCACATCAACAAACTCAACATCGAAACAGAGGCCAAGGCG GCTGTGGAACGCAAGCTGGAAGAGGAGAAGAATGCGCCCAACAAGCTGGAGGAAAAGGCCAATG AAAAGCTAAAAATGGAATTTGAAGCCAACACAATACTCTTGAAACACGAGATTACCAGCAAGACTGAGGCTCTGGAGAAGGTCACCAAGGAGCAGCTAAAACTGAGCGAAGCCAATAAGGAATTGCAACATCAACTTCAGGAGATTACCACAGAG CACAACCAGCTAACAGAGGAATTTAATCGTTTGAGAGACCTGCATAATTCCGTAGAAGCCTCTTACAGCGATGAGCTCCTTAACTCCGCAAAACTCAGGGGACAACTGGAGGAACTGCAGCTTCTGCGCACTCAAAACACCAT AAACGAAGAAAAGCTGTCGGAGGAACAAAAGCGAGTCCAACAACTGGAGGCCTTAGCGCAAGACAACGAATCGGATTTGGAGCAACTGAAAGTCAAGAAACAAGAGCTGCTCACCATCAACAAGGAGATGAGTGAGCTTATTGTGCGACTGCAGAATGACATTTGTTTGGCGGAGGCCAAG GCCCAAGGACTCGATGCTGAAAACAAGCTACTAAAGCAGGAGAAGCTTACCTACGACTCAAAATACAACCAACTGGAGCAGCAGCTCAGTTTGGAGGCATCAGAAAAGAGCGAGGAGCGACTTCTGCTGGCCAAGCATTTATCTGAGAAGACGAAGCTGTACGAGCTGACCAAGCAGAAGCTGGAGGATGTCCAAGGTGACTACGAGGCCACCCAGCACAAGCATGCCACCGTGCTAAAAGAGCTTCATCGGGAGCTAAACAAGTACAAAAGGGGAATTACGGAATCCAAAAACCCCATAAGCTACTGCAGCAATTGCCAGCAGGCGATCAATGGCTACACAGCGGAGAATCCTCCACAGCGCACCCATAGTCGCTCCAGTAGTCACGGCAGCCTGCACAGCGGCAGTCGGCGGGCCAGCGAGTCCTCCGAATCGGAAACGGTGGCCAGTAGTGCCACCACTGTGCAGCAGCCGCCACTGCAGCAGGATCTGCAAGCGGTACCGTCCAAAAAAGTACTGGTGGAGCGGATACTGCGCCTCCAGCAGGCCACTGCCCGCCAAACGGAACGCATTGAGTTTCTGGAAAACCACACAGCCGCTCTGGTGGCCGAGGTGCAGAAGAAGTCCAAGGTGGTGCAGCACTACATGCTCAGGGATCAGACCGCCGGAGCATTGACCACATCGCGCAGCGATCAGAACAAGAGCGAACTTTTAAAGTACGGAAATGGGATCATGGCAGCAATCTATGGGGGTTCCTCGAAGGCTGGTGGCGAGAGCAAGGCCATGTCCTTGGAACTCTCCCTAGAGATCAACAAGAAGTTGCAAACTGTGCTGGAGGACACGCTGCTGAAGAATATCACGCTGAAGGAGAACCTGGATGTGTTGGGCATCGAAGTGGACAATCTCACGAGGAAACTGCGCTCCCTGGAGATGGGTGGCAAGTAA
- the LOC108035282 gene encoding probable tRNA N6-adenosine threonylcarbamoyltransferase produces the protein MVCALGIEGSANKIGIGIIRDGEVLANVRRTYITPPGEGFLPKETAKHHREAILGLIKASLKEAQLEPKDLNVICYTKGPGMAPPLLVGAIVARTLSLLWDIPLLGVNHCIGHIEMGRLITGAQNPIVLYVSGGNTQVIAYSNQRYRIFGETIDIAVGNCLDRFARIIKLSNDPSPGYNIEQLAKRSNRYIKLPYVVKGMDVSFSGILSYIEDLAEPGRRQNKRKKPQEAEIIDYCQADLCYSLQETIFAMLVEITERAMAHCGSNEVLIVGGVGCNERLQEMMRIMCEERGGKLFATDERYCIDNGLMIAHAGAEMFRSGTRMPLEEAFVTQRFRTDEVLVSWRED, from the exons ATGGTTTGCGCTCTGGGCATTGAAGGCAGTGCCAATAAAATTGGCATAGGCATAATCCGGGATGGCGAAGTACTGGCCAATGTGCGCAGGACCTACATAACCCCACCAGGAGAAG GTTTCCTGCCCAAGGAGACGGCCAAGCATCACAGGGAAGCCATCCTGGGCCTGATCAAGGCCAGCTTAAAGGAGGCACAGCTGGAGCCCAAGGATCTGAATGTTATTTGCTACACCAAAGGCCCAGGAATGGCTCCTCCCCTGCTGGTTGGCGCCATTGTGGCCCGCACATTGTCCCTTCTGTGGGACATTCCCCTCTTGGGCGTGAATCACTGTATCGGCCACATCGAAATGGGTCGCCTGATCACCGGCGCCCAAAATCCCATAGTTCTCTATGTCAGCGGCGGAAATACACAGGTGATTGCCTACTCCAATCAGCGATATCGCATCTTCGGCGAGACCATAGACATTGCCGTGGGCAATTGTCTGGATCGATTCGCCCGCATCATCAAGCTGTCCAACGATCCCAGTCCGGGCTACAACATTGAGCAGCTGGCCAAGCGAAGCAATCGTTATATCAAACTGCCTTATGTCGTCAAAGGCATGGATGTGAGCTTCTCTGGAATTTTGTCCTACATCGAGGATCTGGCTGAGCCGGGCAGGAGGCAAAATAAGAGAAAGAAGCCACAGGAGGCAGAGATAATTGATTATTGCCAAGCCGATCTTTGCTACTCGCTGCAGGAGACCATCTTTGCCATGCTGGTGGAGATCACAGAGCGCGCCATGGCCCACTGTGGGTCCAATGAG gtacTCATAGTTGGAGGCGTGGGCTGCAATGAGCGACTACAGGAGATGATGCGCATCATGTGCGAGGAGCGTGGCGGCAAACTCTTTGCCACCGACGAACGTTACTGCATAGACAACGGCCTGATGATTGCCCATGCCGGTGCAGAGATGTTCCGCTCTGGCACCAGAATGCCCCTGGAGGAGGCCTTTGTGACCCAGAGATTCCGAACGGACGAAGTGCTGGTCAGCTGGCGGGAGGACTAA